From Cyprinus carpio isolate SPL01 chromosome A7, ASM1834038v1, whole genome shotgun sequence, a single genomic window includes:
- the LOC122145669 gene encoding aspartate aminotransferase, mitochondrial-like, giving the protein MAFLKTSKFISSVGSLRPSLATLPIRASSWWTEVQMGPPDPILGVTEAYKRDTNSKKMNLGVGAYRDDNGKPFVLSCVRKAEALITSKMLDKEYLPIGGLGDFNKACAELALGQDSEVLKSKRSITVQTISGTGSLRIGANFLSRFHTVARDVYLPKPSWGNHTPIFRDAGMQLKAYRYYDPATCGFDFTGALDDISTIPEHSVIVLHACAHNPTGVDPRPEQWKELSAVIKKRKLLVFFDMAYQGFASGDIDRDAWAVRYFIEQGHNVLLSQSFAKNMGLYGERVGGFTVVCADAEEAKRVESQLKILIRPIYSNPPMNGARIASTILSTPELRSTWLEEVKGMADRIITMREMLVTNLKKEGSTHNWQHVIDQIGMFCFTGLKPEQVERLTKEFSVYMTKDGRISVAGVTSGNVGYLAHAIHQVTK; this is encoded by the exons atggCTTTCCTCAAAACCTCCAAGTTCATATCCTCTGTTGGGAGTTTGAGACCGTCTTTGGCTACCCTGCCCATTCGAGCCAG ctcatggTGGACAGAGGTGCAGATGGGACCCCCTGATCCCATCCTGGGGGTGACAGAGGCCTACAAACGGGACACAAACTCTAAGAAAATGAACCTGGGTGTGGGGGCATACAGGGATGACAATGGCAAGCCATTTGTTCTCAGCTGTGTCCGCAAG GCTGAAGCTCTGATTACCTCCAAGATGCTGGATAAAGAGTATCTGCCCATTGGGGGTCTGGGTGACTTTAATAAGGCTTGCGCTGAGCTCGCGCTGGGGCAGGACAGTGAGGTTCTTAAAAGCAAGAGG AGCATCACTGTCCAGACTATCTCGGGCACTGGTTCTCTGAGGATTGGAGCCAACTTCCTG TCACGGTTCCACACAGTGGCAAGGGATGTGTACTTGCCAAAGCCATCCTGGGGGAATCACACCCCTATTTTCCGTGATGCTGGTATGCAGCTGAAAGCGTACCGTTACTATGATCCTGCTACTTGTGGCTTTGACTTTACTGGAGCGCTCGACGACATCTCG ACAATTCCAGAGCATAGTGTAATCGTGCTCCATGCTTGTGCTCATAACCCCACTGGTGTTGACCCGCGACCAGAGCAGTGGAAGGAGCTCTCGGCTGTCATCAAG AAGAGGAAACTTCTAGTTTTTTTCGACATGGCCTACCAGGGCTTTGCTAGTGGAGATATTGATCGTGATGCCTGGGCTGTGAGATACTTCATTGAGCAGGGCCACAATGTCCTCCTGTCTCAGTCCTTTGCCAAGAACATGGGTCTCTATG GTGAGCGTGTTGGAGGGTTCACAGTGGTGTGTGCTGATGCTGAGGAGGCAAAGAGGGTGGAGTCTCAGCTGAAGATCCTGATTCGCCCCATTTACTCCAACCCACCCATGAATGGAGCACGCATCGCCTCCACCATCCTCAGCACACCAGAGCTGCGTTCTACATG GTTGGAGGAAGTGAAGGGTATGGCCGACCGTATCATTACAATGAGAGAAATGCTGGTAACTAATCTAAAGAAAGAGGGCTCTACTCACAACTGGCAACATGTGATCGACCAAATCGGCATGTTCTGCTTCACTGGACTCAAACCTGAGCAG GTGGAGCGTCTGACAAAGGAGTTTTCTGTTTATATGACTAAAGATGGCCGTATCAGCGTTGCCGGCGTGACCTCTGGAAATGTGGGATACCTTGCACATGCCATTCATCAGGTCACTAAGTAG
- the LOC109094312 gene encoding bone morphogenetic protein 15-like — MKATSSHDCLRLCVLSCLFVLHISTRVAGNMASPTHFGVASTEVHRNRQPKQRNSYFRPFLESQTEDEAMRLMLSLYRIAADADGRPKQHKLFGSNTVRLLQASTTEKHFLPTSRDLQYTYTVKYELKNLLLDKLVRASFMHLRSPVSSHLPYICEARVTSLQELPAGDRVIMGPRSLWTESDVTSHVSESKDGHVSLFAHYRCMKQEHARSITHPKHFPPQHHLQAPVLLLFLEENKQPVEWGNHFTPLSRPRTRRSKESGSIVSDIPNYKQGSNSVAKNQCKLHPYRVAFKDLGWDHWIIAPHKYNPRYCMGDCPRILHYGYNSPNHAIMQTLISELGVADIPLPSCVPYKYKPVSVLMMERNGNIVYKEYEDMIADSCTCR, encoded by the exons ATGAAGGCTACCAGCAGTCACGACTGTCTGAGACTCTGCGTACTGTCCTGTTTGTTTGTCCTGCACATATCTACGCGCGTGGCCGGGAACATGGCCTCTCCGACACATTTTGGCGTCGCCAGTACAGAAGTTCACCGAAATCGACAACCAAAACAGAGGAACTCTTATTTTAGACCTTTCCTAGAAAGCCAAACTGAAGATGAAGCTATGCGACTCATGTTAAGTCTTTACAGGATAGCGGCGGATGCAGATGGACGACCGAAACAGCACAAGTTATTCGGCTCCAACACTGTAAGGCTGCTTCAAGCGTCCACCACTGAAAAGCACTTTCTCCCGACCTCAAGAG ACCTTCAGTATACCTACACAGTGAAATATGAACTGAAAAACCTCTTGTTGGACAAATTGGTGAGGGCGTCTTTTATGCACCTAAGGTCACCTGTGTCATCGCATCTTCCTTATATCTGTGAGGCAAGAGTCACGTCACTTCAAGAGCTTCCTGCTGGTGACCGTGTCATCATGGGACCTCGAAGCCTGTGGACCGAATCTGATGTCACAAGCCACGTGTCCGAGTCGAAAGATGGCCATGTATCCCTCTTTGCCCATTATCGATGCATGAAACAAGAACATGCCAGGTCTATTACACATCCAAAACACTTCCCACCTCAACACCATCTTCAAGCTCCTGTTTTGCTGCTCTTCTTGGAGGAGAACAAGCAGCCTGTGGAATGGGGGAATCACTTCACGCCCCTTTCCCGCCCCAGGACCCGTCGGTCTAAGGAATCTGGGAGCATCGTCTCTGACATCCCCAACTACAAGCAAGGGTCGAACAGCGTGGCCAAAAACCAGTGCAAGCTGCACCCCTACCGTGTGGCCTTCAAAGATTTGGGATGGGACCACTGGATCATTGCACCCCACAAGTACAATCCTCGTTACTGTATGGGAGACTGTCCTCGTATCCTGCATTACGGCTACAATTCACCTAACCACGCGATCATGCAGACGTTAATCAGCGAGCTTGGTGTGGCAGATATTCCACTGCCTTCTTGTGTTCCTTATAAATACAAACCTGTCAGTGTGCTGATGATGGAGAGGAATGGAAACATAGTTTATAAAGAATATGAAGACATGATTGCAGACTCCTGCACCTGCAGATGA
- the leap2 gene encoding liver-expressed antimicrobial peptide 2: MQDHNHKRALLAWCLLFLVLVQQVTCNPVPKSDTPSTSVEKVERSLKRTARMTPLWRIMGTKPHGAYCQNNYECSTGICRKGHCSYSQPIHS; the protein is encoded by the exons ATGCAGGATCACAATCACAAACGGGCTCTTCTCGCCTGGTGCCTGCTGTTTTTGGTGCTTGTCCAGCAG GTGACCTGCAATCCTGTGCCAAAGTCAGACACACCTTCAACTTCTGTAGAGAAAGTTGAAAGGTCACTAAAGAGAACAGCTCGAATGACCCCATTATGGAGGATCATGGGCACTAAACCTCATGGCGCCTACTGCCAGAACAACTATGAGTGCTCGACAGGAATATGCAG GAAAGGCCACTGTTCCTACAGCCAACCGATTCATTCCTAA